In the genome of Burkholderia diffusa, one region contains:
- a CDS encoding universal stress protein has protein sequence MLKLLVPVGHSPRSLQAVRHATFLYRERCASEIVLINVQPPLEATRLEAFHPLSRLRSIEDKFACADLAAAERVLREADVRYSVVKKVGPVADTIAAVAAETGCDEIVVVARRHDPFHQMLSIFRDSVMARLVRISNVPVTAVR, from the coding sequence ATGCTCAAGCTGCTGGTTCCGGTCGGTCATTCGCCCCGCTCGCTGCAGGCGGTCCGCCACGCTACCTTCCTGTATCGCGAACGCTGCGCATCGGAGATCGTACTGATCAACGTCCAGCCGCCGCTCGAAGCGACGCGGCTCGAGGCGTTTCACCCGCTGTCGCGACTGCGCTCGATCGAGGACAAGTTCGCATGCGCCGATCTGGCGGCGGCCGAGCGGGTTCTGCGGGAAGCCGACGTTCGATACAGCGTCGTGAAGAAGGTCGGGCCGGTGGCCGACACGATCGCGGCCGTTGCGGCCGAGACGGGTTGCGACGAAATCGTCGTCGTCGCACGGCGGCACGATCCGTTTCATCAGATGCTGTCGATTTTCCGCGACAGCGTGATGGCACGGCTCGTGCGAATTTCCAATGTGCCGGTGACGGCAGTCAGATAG
- a CDS encoding 2Fe-2S iron-sulfur cluster-binding protein has product MSYRIEITTRDGTPFGFDCEPGQDLLAAASQADITLPSQCRRGSCGACQATVVDGPYDMLEHSADALPAGQRGAVLLCRTTPRGDLRVAAPYDHSKVLLQPVPVRTARIEALDTIARDTMRVALRIEPDDAFGAAAEFEAGQFAELEVPGSGLRRPYSLSNTSNWDGRLEFLIRLRPGGWFSTYLRERARHGDPLTVRVPMGGFGLFADSLRPRWFVAGGTGLAPILSMLRRMAEYQEMGDARLFFGVNEERELFMLEELERLRAELPQLLVELCVWRPDAEWAGFRGTPVDALRAALAQAEVLPDVYVCGPPPLVEGAREVAVAAGVPDAQFASERFTV; this is encoded by the coding sequence ATGAGCTACCGGATCGAGATCACGACGCGCGACGGCACGCCGTTCGGCTTCGACTGCGAGCCCGGCCAGGATCTGCTCGCGGCGGCGTCGCAGGCAGACATCACGCTGCCGTCGCAATGCCGGCGCGGCAGCTGTGGTGCATGCCAGGCGACCGTCGTCGACGGCCCGTACGACATGCTGGAGCACAGCGCCGACGCACTGCCGGCCGGCCAGCGCGGCGCGGTGTTGCTGTGCCGGACGACGCCGCGCGGCGACCTGCGTGTCGCCGCGCCGTACGATCATTCCAAGGTTCTGCTGCAGCCGGTGCCCGTGCGTACCGCGCGGATCGAGGCGCTCGACACGATCGCGCGCGACACGATGCGCGTCGCGCTGCGGATCGAGCCCGACGATGCATTCGGCGCGGCAGCGGAATTCGAAGCCGGCCAGTTCGCGGAACTGGAGGTGCCGGGCAGCGGTTTGCGCCGCCCATATTCGCTCTCGAACACGAGCAACTGGGACGGCCGGCTGGAATTCCTGATCCGGCTGCGGCCGGGCGGCTGGTTCTCGACGTATCTGCGCGAGCGCGCGCGGCACGGCGATCCGCTGACCGTGCGCGTGCCGATGGGCGGGTTCGGCCTGTTCGCCGACAGCCTTCGGCCGCGCTGGTTCGTCGCGGGCGGCACCGGGCTCGCGCCGATCCTGTCGATGCTGAGGCGCATGGCCGAGTATCAGGAGATGGGCGACGCGCGGCTGTTCTTCGGTGTCAATGAGGAACGCGAACTGTTCATGCTCGAGGAGCTGGAGCGGTTGCGGGCCGAGTTGCCGCAACTGCTCGTCGAATTGTGCGTATGGCGACCGGACGCCGAATGGGCCGGGTTCCGCGGGACGCCGGTCGATGCGTTGCGAGCGGCGCTTGCACAGGCCGAAGTGCTGCCCGATGTATATGTATGCGGGCCGCCACCGCTCGTCGAGGGCGCACGGGAAGTTGCCGTTGCGGCCGGCGTGCCGGATGCGCAATTCGCGAGCGAGCGATTCACCGTGTGA
- a CDS encoding DUF2252 family protein, with product MARKASKSSRLPSSDQRAQILARLRSRKMARSIHTYTRGSADRFYAWLADHRCGTLPDGPAVWIGGDCHLGNLGPVAAKTGEVAVQIRDLDQSVIGNPVHDVLRLGFSLATAARSSDLPGVITWRMIEALIDGYERAFDCRRRDTTERMQRPTAVQIAMKAALHRSWRKLERQTIRNITPHIPLGKRFWPLSEQERNAIHTLFESAPVSPVNAALSRETYSDARMKVLDAAYWVKGCSSLGRRRFAVMLDIDGACADGHPPYLIDIKEATTAKAPKHPGVRMPRDPAQRVLEGARHVSPMLGSRMCAARLDGRSVVMRELMPQDLKLEAERLSEADAVEVARYLARVIGRAHAAQMDDATQRAWRTELHRQRPKTVDAPSWLWRSIIELMAAHEQAYLEHCRRHVLAETAH from the coding sequence GTGGCAAGAAAGGCATCGAAATCCTCACGGCTGCCTTCCAGCGACCAACGTGCGCAAATCCTCGCGCGCCTGCGCAGCCGCAAGATGGCGCGCTCGATACACACCTATACGCGTGGCAGCGCAGACCGCTTCTACGCGTGGCTGGCGGACCATCGCTGCGGAACGCTACCCGACGGTCCCGCGGTATGGATCGGCGGCGACTGCCACCTCGGCAATCTGGGGCCGGTCGCGGCGAAGACCGGCGAAGTCGCCGTGCAGATTCGCGACCTCGACCAGAGCGTGATCGGCAATCCCGTTCACGACGTGCTGCGGCTCGGCTTCTCGCTCGCGACCGCGGCTCGCAGCTCGGATCTGCCCGGTGTCATCACGTGGCGGATGATCGAGGCGCTCATCGACGGATACGAGCGCGCGTTCGACTGCCGCCGCCGCGACACGACCGAGCGCATGCAGCGCCCGACCGCCGTGCAAATCGCGATGAAAGCGGCCCTGCATCGATCATGGCGCAAACTCGAGCGGCAGACGATCCGCAACATCACGCCGCACATTCCACTGGGAAAGCGCTTCTGGCCGCTGTCGGAACAGGAGCGAAACGCCATCCACACCCTGTTCGAATCCGCACCGGTTTCCCCGGTCAACGCGGCGCTCAGCCGCGAGACATACAGCGACGCCAGGATGAAGGTCCTCGATGCCGCCTACTGGGTGAAGGGCTGCAGCTCGCTCGGGCGGCGCCGCTTCGCGGTGATGCTCGACATCGACGGCGCGTGCGCCGACGGACATCCGCCGTATCTGATCGACATCAAGGAAGCCACGACCGCCAAGGCGCCCAAGCATCCCGGCGTGCGCATGCCGCGCGACCCCGCTCAACGGGTGCTCGAAGGCGCCCGTCACGTGTCGCCGATGCTCGGAAGCCGGATGTGCGCGGCGCGGCTCGACGGGCGCTCCGTCGTCATGCGCGAATTGATGCCGCAGGACCTGAAACTGGAAGCTGAACGACTGTCGGAAGCCGATGCGGTCGAAGTCGCGCGGTATCTTGCACGCGTGATCGGCCGCGCGCATGCAGCGCAGATGGACGACGCGACGCAACGTGCATGGCGTACCGAGCTGCATCGTCAACGCCCGAAAACCGTCGACGCACCTTCATGGCTGTGGCGCAGCATCATCGAACTGATGGCCGCGCATGAGCAGGCGTATCTCGAACATTGCCGCCGCCATGTGCTCGCCGAGACGGCCCATTGA
- the hcp gene encoding hydroxylamine reductase, with the protein MFCYQCEQTDRTGARPGCASAKGNCGKDETTADLQDLLIHAVKGIAQYGAIARKMGEPDRDADRFVLYAMFTTLTNVNFHSARFVALLREAAQTRDRVKAACEAHARATGTAVPVLTGPAAWQPADDLAGLLKQAKTVGIEAGLDTVGADIVGLRALVLYGLKGVCAYAHHAKVLGYERDDVYEGIEAALAFLAGDPDDVNALLAQALDLGRLNLTVMELLDSANTGRFGAQQPGAVRVSPVAGKAILVSGHDLGDLHALLEQTAGTGIQVYTHGEMLPAHAYPTLKAFPHLAGNYGGAWQDQQSDFAHFPGPILMTSNCIIEPLPQYRQRIFTTGPVGWPGVRHLEHHDFSMLIRAAQALPGFVATAPEETITVGFGRHAVLGVADKVIDAVKAGQIRHFFLIGGCDGAAPGRNYYTEFAEQAPDDTVVMTLGCNKYRFNRHAFGDIGGIPRLLDIGQCNDSYSAIRIATALADAFECGVNDLPLSLVISWFEQKAAAVLLTLLSLGIRNIRLGPSLPAFITPGVLAVLVDQFGIRPIGDAGTDLAEALARKAA; encoded by the coding sequence CCGACCGGACCGGCGCACGGCCCGGCTGTGCATCGGCGAAGGGCAACTGCGGCAAGGACGAGACGACGGCCGACCTGCAGGACCTGCTGATTCATGCGGTGAAGGGCATCGCACAGTACGGCGCGATCGCGCGCAAGATGGGCGAGCCTGATCGCGATGCCGACCGGTTCGTGCTGTACGCGATGTTCACCACGCTGACCAACGTGAACTTTCATTCGGCGCGTTTCGTCGCGCTGCTGCGTGAAGCGGCGCAAACGCGCGATCGCGTGAAGGCTGCGTGCGAAGCACATGCACGGGCCACGGGTACGGCCGTGCCGGTGCTGACGGGGCCTGCCGCATGGCAGCCGGCGGACGATCTGGCCGGCTTGCTGAAGCAGGCGAAGACCGTCGGCATCGAGGCGGGCCTCGACACGGTGGGCGCCGATATCGTCGGGCTGCGTGCGCTGGTGCTGTACGGGCTGAAGGGCGTGTGCGCGTATGCGCATCATGCGAAGGTGCTCGGCTACGAACGCGACGATGTTTACGAGGGCATCGAGGCGGCACTCGCGTTTCTCGCCGGCGATCCCGACGACGTCAACGCGTTGCTCGCGCAGGCGCTCGATCTCGGCCGGCTGAACCTGACGGTGATGGAATTGCTCGACAGCGCGAACACCGGCCGCTTCGGTGCGCAACAGCCGGGCGCCGTGCGCGTGTCGCCGGTGGCCGGCAAGGCGATCCTCGTATCGGGCCACGATCTGGGCGATCTGCACGCACTGCTCGAACAGACGGCGGGCACCGGCATCCAGGTCTATACGCACGGCGAAATGCTGCCGGCTCACGCGTATCCGACGCTGAAGGCATTCCCGCATCTGGCCGGCAACTATGGCGGCGCGTGGCAGGACCAGCAGAGCGACTTCGCGCATTTCCCCGGGCCGATCCTGATGACGTCCAACTGCATCATCGAGCCGTTGCCGCAATACCGGCAGCGGATCTTCACCACCGGGCCGGTCGGCTGGCCGGGCGTGCGCCATCTCGAGCATCACGATTTCTCGATGCTGATTCGGGCTGCGCAGGCACTGCCCGGGTTTGTTGCCACCGCGCCGGAGGAGACGATCACGGTCGGGTTTGGCCGGCATGCGGTGCTGGGCGTCGCGGACAAGGTGATCGACGCGGTGAAGGCAGGGCAGATCCGTCACTTCTTCCTGATCGGCGGCTGCGACGGTGCAGCGCCGGGCCGCAACTACTACACCGAGTTCGCGGAACAGGCGCCCGACGATACGGTCGTGATGACGCTCGGCTGCAACAAGTACCGGTTCAACCGGCACGCGTTCGGCGACATCGGCGGCATTCCGCGCCTGCTCGACATCGGGCAGTGCAACGACAGCTATTCAGCGATCCGGATCGCGACCGCGCTCGCCGATGCGTTCGAATGCGGCGTGAACGACCTGCCGTTGTCGCTCGTGATCTCATGGTTCGAGCAGAAGGCGGCTGCCGTCCTGCTGACGCTGCTCTCGCTCGGGATTCGCAATATCCGTCTCGGGCCGTCTCTGCCGGCGTTCATCACGCCGGGCGTGCTCGCGGTGCTGGTCGATCAGTTCGGGATCCGTCCGATCGGAGACGCGGGAACGGACCTGGCCGAAGCGCTCGCGCGCAAGGCCGCATGA
- a CDS encoding PPC domain-containing DNA-binding protein codes for MQAHPLRLSPGDDLRASIERALRRLDAHAAFVIQGIGSLNVAQLRFAGVDAPTELRGDLEILTLAGSVSPDGAHLHMSVSDAHGRVSGGHVASGCVVRTTAEILLALLPAHRFSREPDADTGFNELVIRPAQRRS; via the coding sequence ATGCAAGCCCATCCTTTGCGTCTTTCCCCCGGCGACGATCTGCGCGCGTCGATCGAGCGGGCGTTGCGTCGGCTCGACGCGCACGCGGCATTCGTGATCCAGGGCATCGGCAGCCTGAACGTCGCGCAGTTGCGCTTTGCCGGCGTCGATGCGCCGACCGAACTGCGCGGCGACCTCGAGATCCTGACGCTGGCCGGTTCTGTCTCGCCGGACGGCGCGCATCTGCATATGTCGGTGTCCGACGCACACGGGCGCGTGTCGGGCGGACACGTCGCGAGCGGTTGCGTGGTGCGAACGACCGCCGAGATCCTGCTCGCGCTGTTGCCCGCACATCGGTTCTCCCGTGAACCCGATGCGGACACCGGTTTCAACGAGCTGGTGATCCGCCCGGCGCAACGGAGATCGTGA
- a CDS encoding Nramp family divalent metal transporter produces the protein MNDNESLDSAQHRPRPATWLRRLGPGLVTGAADDDPSGIGTYSQAGAQFGFELLWALLLTYPLMTAIQLVSARIGRVTGKGLASNMRTHYPRWLLYVTVVLLIVANVINIAADLSAMGAAVNLLLHGPQEGYVVCLGAVSAVLQIFVPYDRYARLLKWTALILLAYVAVALIVPVPWGEVGRAIVRPRIQWSAAYLTTVIAVLGTTISPYLFFWQASQEVEELRAVPNQRSLRRAPHQAPAQLQRISFDTWVGMGVSNIIGFFITLTAAATLHLHHIDVKTSADAARALEPIGGHFAYVLFALGIIGTGLLALPVLAGSAAYAAAGTFRWRNSLALKLGVAPEFYAVIALAIIGGVAITFMHFDPIRALYWSAVINGVTAVPIMVVMMLMAGSRRIMGKFAITGPLAWGGWLATFAMAIAAMGVFVPG, from the coding sequence ATGAACGACAACGAGTCCCTCGATTCCGCGCAGCATCGTCCGCGCCCCGCAACGTGGCTGCGCCGCCTCGGGCCGGGACTCGTCACCGGCGCCGCCGACGACGATCCGTCCGGCATCGGCACGTACTCGCAGGCCGGTGCGCAATTCGGCTTCGAGCTGCTGTGGGCGCTCTTGCTGACCTATCCGCTGATGACGGCCATCCAGCTGGTCAGCGCGCGCATCGGCCGCGTGACGGGCAAGGGCCTCGCGTCGAACATGCGCACGCACTATCCGCGCTGGCTGCTCTATGTCACGGTCGTGCTGCTGATCGTCGCGAACGTGATCAACATCGCGGCCGACCTTTCGGCGATGGGTGCAGCGGTCAACCTGCTCCTGCACGGGCCGCAAGAGGGCTATGTCGTTTGCCTCGGCGCCGTGTCGGCCGTGCTGCAGATCTTCGTGCCGTACGACCGCTATGCGCGGCTGCTCAAATGGACCGCGCTGATCCTGCTCGCGTACGTCGCGGTGGCGCTCATCGTGCCCGTCCCGTGGGGCGAGGTCGGCCGTGCGATCGTGCGGCCGCGCATCCAGTGGTCCGCCGCTTACCTGACCACGGTCATCGCCGTGCTCGGCACCACGATCAGCCCGTATCTGTTCTTCTGGCAGGCGTCGCAGGAAGTCGAGGAACTGCGCGCGGTACCGAACCAGCGCTCGCTGCGGCGCGCGCCGCACCAGGCACCCGCGCAGCTGCAGCGGATCAGCTTCGATACCTGGGTCGGGATGGGCGTATCGAACATCATCGGGTTCTTCATCACGCTGACCGCAGCGGCCACGCTCCACCTCCACCACATCGACGTGAAGACGTCGGCGGATGCCGCGCGGGCGCTGGAGCCGATCGGCGGCCACTTCGCGTACGTGCTGTTCGCGCTCGGGATCATCGGCACCGGCCTGCTGGCGCTGCCGGTGCTTGCGGGGTCGGCTGCCTATGCGGCTGCGGGCACCTTCCGCTGGCGCAACAGTCTCGCGCTGAAGCTTGGCGTCGCGCCGGAATTCTATGCGGTCATCGCGCTGGCGATCATCGGCGGCGTCGCGATCACGTTCATGCATTTCGACCCGATCCGCGCGCTGTACTGGAGCGCGGTCATCAACGGCGTAACCGCCGTGCCGATCATGGTCGTGATGATGCTGATGGCCGGCAGCCGGCGCATCATGGGCAAGTTCGCGATCACCGGCCCGCTGGCATGGGGTGGATGGCTCGCGACGTTCGCGATGGCGATCGCGGCGATGGGCGTGTTCGTGCCGGGTTAA